Part of the Uloborus diversus isolate 005 chromosome 9, Udiv.v.3.1, whole genome shotgun sequence genome is shown below.
cctcATGTGaataaaacacaatgaaaaaaacaACTTGAAAACAACAGACGCTTCAAAGTTCGTgggaaaatgaagtaaaattttcagcaaaactgCATATACATGTTGTGCGAAATTTTAAGGAATCTATTCTTCAAAACATAGAAATGAAGCGGTCCTGCGAAAAtagttgttttgttttttagGTTGCATTTATATCTCAATAATCAGTTCTTAATAAGAAGAGTTGGTActccaaaacatttaaaaaaaaaataagtttttatacaTTCGATATACTAAAATCAAGAACTTTCAAGTGGCACCGAATTAAAGTTTCTAGTAGATTAAAGATGAcacagtttaaatattaattgggcagaaatgtacgtacaattttactttcacacgcaattttctcaaaacgtcaattttaaaactcctgttcctttttctagaaaactacaTGACATACTACTTTAAATTTTTCACcgcattttatttatgtattcataaTTATACTGAAATTATGTTTTCACTTTAGGACTCATACCTTTTAACAAACAGCTATTTTTATAGTCGaaaacggtcttttttttttcatttaaaaagtgactattatttacaatttaataaattataaaattaacaatattttctgaaaattgtatttcTGTAGACTCTTGAAAACACTGTCAAAAATTGTAAGTTTATGTCATCaaaactttttgataaaaaaGTACATACGTTTAGCAATTCAACATTACGCGCATGCGACTCCCGTAAGCAGTCATTTTCCGGAAGCGATCATTTTCTTTAAGTTTCGCACGCATACATCTCCAtgtatgaaaatatacataaaaggCTACTTCTGTATATGTAAAGATGTCCGGGGTAATCtacaaaactactggaccgattttaaccatttttttagcatagatagctacattctcGGGAagaaacataggctataatttattcctaaaaaactcagtttaaaaaagttatgatggaaaacagtaaatttcatgtaatttccccattaaatcattaaatataaaacctattaTTACCGAAACtagttgccttacaacagcaatattaatagtaatcattatgaaaattttgaatcaaggattctccggagcaaacataaagttatttaaatatttggaaactgcACTTTTTGCACTCTTTGGGAAGCATAGTAgagattttgtgtgtgtgtactatttaattaaataaataaagcgcacggttttttttagtgatctttgttttcgttatgacatattttaaaaattcttccaatttttatatgctcaaatgtcgtgcttttgtttctaactgaatactatttcggtcttcatacttattgctatttgacttttatgggtaaggaagaagttcgatttttaatcacgtcaaagctgtgtgttttgagttctttcagttaaaacagaaaacgaatgaaagtagcgattgtttctcacaattattactgactcaggcaacgccgggtatttttgctagtagtatAATAAAACTGTGTATTTTTTGAGTATATAAAGAGTACTTAATCCagaatgacaatttttttttgcattctaataataaataaataaatttaaaaaaaaatcgtatcgaACTAAGGTTTTTATTCACGCGAAGTTAAGTGCATTTAACTAGCACCCCAATAGCTGTGAATGAGTTAGTAGTTCCGAGGGGGAAAAAGCATATATCTTCAGGATTTGCCTTGACAGATACAACTTAAAGAaagggaattttaaaaattagaaaagaaataaagtttaaagaaTTATTTCACTGAGTTgattattaaaagaagaaaatgctCTTATGGTATAGATAGGTTGAGTAGAGTTGATAATCTCAATAAGACATTATTCAAATATTTGGGTAAAAGTTTAGCATGTTTAACCTTTAAAGACCGAATGTTTCAATTTGGTTGGAATAGGGTTCCTATAGTCTATAGTGGATTCTATTTGGCAGGAGCACATATGTATTAATTCCGTCTCCTCCCACCCATCAGCAATAACTCATTTACTTTTTAGTCACCACTTTACTCAGCATTCGTTGCATTCTCGTAAGTCTGTATAAACCCTATCATATACATGACGTAATCTAGTCCAGTGactattaaataaaacaaacatccACAGACGAAAAATTAAATGGGCCCTTTCCGCACGAAGCATAAAGACTATTGAAACATGATTTCCTTAATTATGTTATTAACACACACATTTCGCATTGACTATTTAGGAAATACACGCAAcccttattttttgttaaaaaacgtGACTGCTGAAGGTCAAATTAAAGCgcgacttttaaaataatttatccgTGCTTTAaacaacaaagaaaataaaaatattattttacaaaaaacatttttaagaaatcagACATTTTAGGGCTAAAACCATTGAGCAGGAATAAAAAGGGTAAAGAGAGCAAAACCCTCTATTCTTGAAGCAGGGATCCCAATTCACATGATATATTTTAAGGCACAGTATTAGAGGAAATCAGGTCTCTTTCACGAGTTTCACTCAAAACGTGTCAGCCATTTGTCGTCGCAGTTGAATAACGTGACTTCGGATCTTTGCCTCCGCTTGTTCTAAGCCAATAACTGGACTTAATCCCTCCCGTTACTAATCCCTGCTTCATAGTTGGGGAAAActtaacctggcaacattgtgaaggctacgcagaccCTAACTACAATATTATGACGCTGCGGGGTaaagtttgccccaactatgaGGTTAAAACCttgtgttccaaaaaaaaaaaaaaaaaataataataataataataacttacaTGTGTAGTGCTTCATTTTTTCTTGTAGTATGGATAAGTGTATGGGGCAGTGTAAGGATATCCATACCCGTATCCGTATCCATATTGAAGATATCTCATTGCTGCTGCGTAAGCATCAAGAGGAGTCACTGGAGCACCAGTCAAAGCAGCTGCAGGGAGTACAGCTGCGGCGGGAGCTACAGCAGCAGCTGCTGCAGGAACCACTGGGGTAGCTGCTGGAACGACTGCAGCTGCTGGAGCGGCTGCTACAACGGGAGCTGCTGCTGCTGATGGATACAGATGTGCCAGTCCTGCATAGAGGGCGTTTCTGTACGCTGCGTAATTATAAGGAGTATTGTAGTAATAGTTTAGGTACGGCGCTGAGTGAACGCTGGAGAGTACCGCTGCGACGAGACAGAAGATGGACAGCTGAAAAcaagagttttttgaaattgctgGTGTAAGGCGAGAGATGTTGTAATTATAGGACATTTATAACTGAGGGACAGTTGGGAGGAATTgtacaactgcatttatgtctaAATAAGATATTGGAATTTATTTCTAGTATTTTCTGTAGATCAGCGGTGTCCAACTTACGGCCCACGAAGTTAACCTTTGTAGCCATTGCTTTGCTCAATGTTGCAACTTAAAATCCATGATTAGTCAATGTCacaaatttgaagccaaatattcagaacttttttctgtggaaacagatgcaattaataaaataggcatcaagtaatgataacaaccaTTCACGACCTATAATTTTCTTTCCTTATCCTTGTTTTcccatttatttatatatttttttagaaatgtataatttttttttttttttttttttgtattctttgCATGCGAAATCCATTTTAACATGAGGTTTAACCCGCAGGTAAAAAAAGGTTGGGTAACACTGCAGTATGTTGATCAGTCGAAACTCCTTATTGATTCTCATAGTTACAGCAACAATATAGTTGGCGTTAAAAACATATATGCTTATTTTTAAATctaagaaatacagtaaaacccctctaatgcggacactaacgggacaattttttttgtcctcaatagaggggtgtccgcggGAGAgggatttaataatgtttttttcctttggatTTGTGGAATTAAAATATTTCCGCATTAGAGGGTTGTCCACATTTGATGGGTGTCCTTTagaaggggttttactgtaaataCAAATTCGTATAACATACTAGTATTTTGTCAATCCTGTTTACAgtcgtaatattttttaaacaaaaatattataagagtATAATAAACTCTAAGATATACCGTTTGTAAACTGGCAGTCAAATTAAGCCTTAATATAGCATGCTTCATGTGATAAGTAGCTATATagatgaaaaaatattatgtaatagtCGAAGGAAAGGGAAATTAAATAGAGGGGAATGAAGCACGTCCAATGCTTCTTTAACTGATGTTctaatgttttctttatttttgagcttttttttttagctaagcATGTTACATTAGTTCAAGATtttactttttcacattttttaattgaaattatttgcTAGGGAGTtacaatgaattaaaaagttaattgtattaaatgtattaaaatgttaATATGTATTAATATGTAATCtagattatatttttaataatctaaTATAACTATATACAACAATATTAAGGTAGAATTTCCATTAACCAAAACTGAGATTACCAAATAAATTCTActcttttccaaaaatttattaaacaacgCCAATGTCTGGAGATATTTTATATCATttcacatttaaacatttttttcgagGTAAAACTGTATCACCGCTTAATTTTAGAAGATGAATATACTGCACTgcatacataaataataaatgattagcaATATAATAAATATTCTATTAAGAGAAAAGAATAAAGGTTAACTTTtgttactcaaaatttaaaataaaaattaacatttttttttcaatttttttaaaagaaaactctaCGAACATTTAAGAGAAAGTACACAGAAAGAGCAAATCTATCAAACAATAGTATATTGCTAGCAGAGACGTTGttgtaatagaaaataaaagtattcgaGACGTCACAGCATAAAAGGAGATTTTTAACTCAGCTCTGACGAAGAAGATAGTTGTTCAATTGATAGTTGCCAATTATATTGGCAGAGTGTGGACATAGACCGATATTAGGTATTCAGTATATGAGACAGAGTGaaagaaaaatttcactttttgcaGGGAAGTGGtcgtaaaagaaaataaaagtatccGAGAAGTCACAGCATAAAAATAGACTTCTAACTCAGCTCTCGCGAAGAACATACATAATTGCTCATTATATTGGCAGAGTTATGAATATAGACTGTGATATTGAGTATTCAGTATATGAGAAAGAGtgagaaagaaaaatttcattttctacaaGGAAGTGGttgtaaaagaaaacaaaagtatcCGAGACGTCACAGCATAAAAGGGGATTTTAAACTCAGCTCTCACAAAGAAGATAATTATTGTTTATTACATTGGAAAAGTTATGGATATAGACTGATACTCAGCATTCAGTATATGAGAAAGAGTGAGAaagaataaatttcacaaaacttACATCATGACAGTTACAGTTAAAGATACTTTTTTACGatgcagcatttttttctgagaacGAAATAAATGTACAAAATATAAACTTTATATGAACAGAACGTTAGTAAAAATCAATCTTACCATTGCGTTCATTGTGATGAAAACGATTTGAAGGAGTATTCCTCAACTGCAACTAACCAAATGCTTCAAGACGAATCATAGCCTGGAACAAACTCTCCAGTTTATATAGGGAACTTCTAATTTGAATTTGCACCAGGTGGTGACTAAAAATGTTCAATTTCATGGTTTAACAGCTCCCTAAAAATCTATTTCTATTCCCTTAAACTCTTTCACCTCTAATCTGAGGTACACGTATTACTTGATGTAAGACGACACTCCAGGGTCGGATAAGGCATAAAGCATGTTTTTTTGCATAAACGCTGGTAAAAGGTTTCCTGACCTGAGGAATTTTTCGCTTTCTTATCATTCCTTCGGAAGTTGTCAGGGTAACAGCGTTGTGCAAATGCATTTCGTCTCGTTAAATGTTGAAGTTTTGACGCTTGAACAATGGCTTGAGTCAGAAATGAGAAGAGACTCAAGATCGGTAGGAATCCGAGTGATGGATTTGGTGGTATTCGTAAATAAGTGAAAAACTTGTTGCAATGACAAGAGAAGTGttgtaattttataattattaaagCCACGACTATTGAGGGAGTATCATCCAAATTAGTATCAAATCTTAATTACTCTCATGAAATTCAAATGATGGACAAAAACTTGTTGCAATTACAAATTCGGAGAGAAGTGTTGTAATTTTATAATGATTAAAGTCACGACTTTTGAGGGAGTATCATCCAAATTAGTATAAAATCTCAGTTACTATCATGAAATTCAAATGGTGGACAAAAACAGGTTACAATGACAACTTTGGAGAGAAGTGctgtaattttataattattaaagCCGCGACTATTGAGGGAGTTCATCCAAATTAGTATCAAATCTCCATTACTATCATGAAATTCAAATGATGGACAAAAACTTGCTACAATGACAACTTTGGAGAGAAGTGTTGTAATTTTATAAGTATTAAAGCCTAGATTATAGAGGGAGTACCATCCAAATTAGTATCAAATCTCCATTACTATCATGAAATTCAAATGATGGACAAAAACTTGCTACAATGACAACTTTGGAGAGAAGTGTTGTAATTTTATAAGTATTAAAGCCTCGACTATTGAGGGAGTATCATCCTATTTAGTATCAAATCTCAATTCCTATCATGaaattcaaatgatgaaaaaaaatttgttacaatgACAACTTTGGGAAGAATTGttgtaattttataattattaaagCCACGACTATTGAGGGAGTATCATCCAAATTAGTATCAAATCTCAAATACTATCATGATATTCAAATGATGGATATTTGACGGTATTTgcaaacaaaactaaaatttgcTAGGATGAAAACTTTGAAGAGAAAtgtaataattttgtaattatttaagTCACGAAAATCGAAGAAGTATCAAAATCATTAtgaagattaatattttttaaaacgttaattacTGTCGCTGGCCAAAACCAAATTCGAAATCACTCTCAAATCCTAATCAATATCAcgaaatttaatataaaaaattgatgGTATTCGTAAATAAGACCAAAGTTTGTTTCTAAGACAAATTTGGcaagaaaagcaattattttgggCACGACCATTGAGTGAATATCAAAATTAAGATTAagatgaaactttaaaaagttgattACTGTAATTGGCCAAATCCAAATTAATATTACATCGCAATCAATTTCATGAAAGCCAAATGATGGATAAGCGCGACAATTTTGTAATTATTAAGGTCACGCTTGTTGagagaatatcaaatttattactAAGATTATCCTTAAAAAAGTGATTCTGTCATTGGCCAAATCCAAATCAATATCAAATCCCAATAAATATTATGGAATCTAAATAATGGATTCGATGGTATTCGTAAATAAGACCAAAACTTGTTACAGTGACAACTTTGTAGAGAAGTgcaataatttgtaattattaaaGTCACTACTACCTAGGTTTACCGAAGTTACGATTAAGATTACATTTAAAAAGTTGACTATTAACATTGGCCAAATCCAAATGAATAtcaacttccaaaaaatttcacgAATCCCAAATGATGAATTCGATGCTATTCGTAAATAAGATCAAAGTTTGTTAAAATGACAACTTTTGAGAGAAATGCTATAATTTCGTAGTTATTAAAAACAGGTTTATTAATGGAGCATTAAAGTTATGATTaagataacattttaaaaaagttgattactGTCACTGGCGCACTTAGAAGAAACGGGTAAAAATacttcttaaaaacttagttttccaAACAAGCCAATGTAAAAACGGCTTAATTTTTATCACTCGCTCGATGTGCACTCATTTAAGGCAACTTATTAAAATGTGGCTTAACTTAGCACAACTTCATGTCTTCGGCATATTTGACTTGATTAAATTGCAGTGCTGCAATGGGCTGGTAAAGTTAGGATAATACTAGCTTTCtgctttttcttttgcaaacaaaGATGGCAACAGTGACCGCAGCTATTTACTTAATCCAACCATTCTTAAGTTAACTTAAAGTTTGGGATTTGATGATGCATatgaaaaaaaacaatactactgagtttgcaagaacgaatagaaatagtgatcCTTTTTACTGGCCTGACGCAGATGATGTTCGAATTATTGCTGAGGAGCCACTCTAGAATGCTTATTTGGTGCTGTTAAAAATCTCACATCCTATACAGGGCTGGTCGGGGGAAGAGGGTCGCTGGAGCAATGCCCCCCcttctaaaactgaaatatacatgtgacttttatactttttttgcaCTGATCTTGTCACATTTCTTCAGTGGTTGGATTTGAATATATTTGGactgcatgaaatttttttctgggtCATGTCAGATAAAGTTTCCAAAAAACTTCTTTTGTGGAGTTCAAGCTacattttcaaagaagtgtttccacgttagtttttatatattttgaaaagttcgTTGAGCATTCATGTATAGTTGATCCTAAGGTGCATGCtgcaataagatttttttccctaagTATAAATCATAAATGTATAAAAGGAAGTTTTTCTACATACCTCACAAATTTTCCCTATAAGGAGTAAGTGTTTTCTCCCAcaatggggtaagtgggtcactctATAAAAATGACTATTTTAAAATCGAAAGAAAACTCGGATGAAAAATGTCTATTATTTAAATACAGGATAACTATGAAGATCTACAAGGAATTGAATGGATGGCGAGAAAAACGTTGTTCGttggtttttaacttttttcattttcttttacaaaaaagaaagcattgtattcgcgaaaaaaatttttactcaaaattcggccttaatttccattttgctcacccccgaattaatgttgagttttttttccaacccgaccacacgcggataactgcctaaaaacgtataaacactcgaaatatccattttgacattccccgagttaattacaaagacttttctcgtgacgtccgtatgtacgtatgtatgtatgtgcgtatttgcggatgtgcgtatgtgcggatgcgTGTAAGtgcttatgtgcgtatgtatgtatgtatgtatgagcggatgtgtgtatgtgcgtatgtttgtcgcataactcaagaacggtatgtcgtagaaagttgaaatttggtacgtagactcctagtggggtctagttgtgcagtgcacccccccttttggttgcattcgagtgtttctgaaggggtcttttgcccctttcttttgaggggggggggaatcattgttagtttcgaggtatactcaagtggtattataatttggcggacacttggcgatatatcgccggccttttggtcgccaacttggtgacaaatttggggattttttttaaaaaatctggtttcaatttggccactggtggtgatatttagagagtaaactattgaatcacattaaaattgccaataatgggaaaatgacattaaaattggagtaaaaggaagtcatgggatgcacacatcagctcgttttagaaTAAAAATGAGGAATATAGTCCAGAGAGTGAATCACCTGTGTTTTTAGTTCGTTTAAACTGTCAGAGAATGCGCTAATTGGCATTGGCTTTGTAAATAAAGTGTTCAAAATGTAAGGAAGAAAGTTGTGTTGCAAACCTGCTTCGGGGATTCCTTGCAGTAGGAAATGAGAAGGTAATTGAATGGAAAAACGATGCATAATGCTCTCCGTGGCTTGTTTAGTATATTGCACTAAGCAGGTTCGTTTTTTGGCGCTaatgaaaaatttttgctttcaacATACAGGGTTTTCCCGCCAGCCATTCAATTGATAGTTCACTATATAAATGGAGAAAGCTGGTGACTATGTATTTGAAACTCGTATCACAGTAAACCATAAAGTATTATGTAGCTCGAAGTTTGGGATTTGATGAtgcaaatctaaaaaaaatactactgagTTTGTAATAACAAATAGAAATAGTGACCCTTTTTACTGGCCTGGCGCAGATGATGTTCGAATAATTGCTGAGGATGAAGTAATAACGATTCTTCCTCAGTCAACTTTAAATAGTCGCTGCCATTTAGTGATTCCAActtctttttcaaataatattttttttggctAGTTTACGAAAATTGATCTAAATCAGCAGTATAACGGTTATTCAAGACtgttttatatgtaaaagtaaaatgtatACCCATGGGATTTCAGTAAATTtcgaaaatataaatgttttgttttatatatGTTGTAGTTTTCCATCTTGCAGATTTAAAAGTCAGTAGatatgtatttcaaaaaagttcatttatatatatataaaaaaaaaaaacttccatactGGGTACTGACGAAGGAGGCAATTTTCCTTGAAACTCGTCTGCATCTTTTAAATCTTCCTCATTTGCGGCCATTGGAGTTCTTTGTACtaaaataatcatatttagcgCTGTATATcttattttattgagcaatcacgattgcttattgttctcatttgaccgtttttgatgttccgtgcctttttcagcttggaccagaagcctctgcagcaccaccacccaccgtcctctgcaggcggcgcggcgcggctgctccgctcCTCAGCTATCCGATTCTCCTgttcggaggcgtccatgtcctacacacacgcacgctcacacactcacacacatacacacacgcctacgtgcatacccacaggtctacgcacacacacaagcctacacacttacacacacaactatgcacacgaaACGGGCCAGGAGGAAAGGCTGGCTTGGGGAGGCCGGaccaggagctgtttctagaaactataactccaatgagtagggtcctgtctcagttcgtgattgcgaaaaacataatttgaattcaaaatttcagaattcaaattaattttttttattattaattcaaattattttcactgtaaaaacgattcagaaacgttcctggaaagtattaggcagctgatgtgcgAAAACCAGGATTTTTTTCCGCTAAAAgacagtaacctttctgaaattatccatgaaactttctgaagaattgggaAATCTTTCCTGTTAAGCTAGTCATGTCTcgggaaccttctagaaaaatgaagtagatttaatgtaattgattagaaccttcttgatttaccaagaatgctccagaagcattagagcaaccatggccaaagctaagagtgaattg
Proteins encoded:
- the LOC129230661 gene encoding cuticle protein 16.5-like, encoding MNAMLSIFCLVAAVLSSVHSAPYLNYYYNTPYNYAAYRNALYAGLAHLYPSAAAAPVVAAAPAAAVVPAATPVVPAAAAAVAPAAAVLPAAALTGAPVTPLDAYAAAMRYLQYGYGYGYGYPYTAPYTYPYYKKK